In Leptospira congkakensis, one DNA window encodes the following:
- a CDS encoding ParB/RepB/Spo0J family partition protein, protein MALGKGKVLGRGLGNLIPVNENNVEISKDEQSGLREIKVTEILPNPHQPRKQFSDASIQELSNTIVEHGVIQPIVVQKNPSGSGFLLVAGERRLRACKLAGFAKIPAIVRDLSEADMMELALIENIQRENLNPMDEALAYQAIIDKRGLKVTDLATRVGKNRATISNLIRLLSLPKLLQDLVKEGKLSEGQARPLLSIPDPKKQLEVGQKVIAEGWNVREVENFVSNLLHPDKKSKSSSFGADKRDASIVKLESKLRNKYSSKVEVAHNETNGKGKIVFSYANLNDMERILEQLGVKL, encoded by the coding sequence ATGGCACTCGGCAAAGGTAAAGTTTTAGGAAGAGGACTTGGGAATTTAATTCCCGTAAATGAAAACAATGTTGAGATTTCTAAAGACGAACAAAGCGGTCTTAGAGAAATTAAAGTTACAGAAATTTTACCAAACCCACACCAGCCAAGAAAACAATTCTCCGATGCATCCATCCAAGAATTATCCAATACCATTGTAGAACATGGAGTGATCCAACCCATCGTTGTGCAAAAAAATCCTTCGGGATCGGGATTCCTTTTGGTGGCGGGAGAAAGAAGATTACGCGCATGCAAACTTGCTGGCTTTGCAAAAATCCCTGCGATTGTTCGTGATCTTTCCGAAGCGGATATGATGGAACTTGCCCTCATTGAAAACATTCAAAGAGAAAATCTAAATCCGATGGATGAGGCTTTGGCCTATCAAGCAATTATCGACAAACGAGGGTTAAAGGTTACTGACCTTGCGACTCGTGTTGGAAAGAACCGAGCCACCATTTCTAACTTAATTCGCCTCCTCTCTCTTCCTAAATTATTACAAGACCTAGTGAAGGAAGGAAAACTTTCTGAAGGACAGGCCCGCCCTCTTCTCTCCATTCCCGACCCAAAAAAACAATTGGAAGTGGGACAGAAAGTGATCGCTGAAGGATGGAATGTAAGAGAGGTAGAGAACTTTGTCTCGAACCTTTTGCACCCAGATAAAAAATCAAAATCCTCTTCCTTTGGTGCTGATAAACGAGATGCGAGTATTGTAAAACTAGAATCCAAACTCAGAAACAAATACAGTTCCAAAGTGGAAGTGGCCCACAATGAAACCAATGGAAAAGGAAAGATCGTTTTTTCCTACGCCAACTTAAATGACATGGAAAGAATCTTAGAGCAGCTCGGTGTGAAATTGTAA
- a CDS encoding RsmG family class I SAM-dependent methyltransferase, which produces MSEKTIQEEIQTIIPDLFPKLEQEFDWELVKNFYEFLKRDNEKGGFFSRNDSEKILERHIIESLIYVWKLKVTGYVSRETNVADVGTGPGLPGFLFALLKKAPHAFLVDSQKRKLALLETEIETGSLSKVKKRVEFIYARTEEINSNFDVVTSRAMVPYPYIAEVTTRMVKQKGILCPFLAQPYQDLEKETEVLSNNGFFMKKEIPIPELEFVGKRHIKILQKNSLPKKGFPRDWKEIVKETKSKNG; this is translated from the coding sequence ATGTCAGAAAAAACCATCCAAGAAGAAATCCAAACCATCATCCCAGATTTGTTTCCCAAGTTGGAACAAGAGTTTGATTGGGAATTAGTTAAAAACTTTTATGAGTTTCTGAAACGAGACAACGAGAAAGGTGGATTCTTTTCTCGGAATGATTCAGAGAAGATTCTCGAGAGACATATTATTGAATCTTTGATCTATGTTTGGAAACTGAAAGTAACCGGATATGTTTCACGTGAAACAAATGTAGCGGATGTAGGAACTGGGCCCGGCCTTCCCGGATTTCTCTTTGCACTCTTAAAAAAAGCGCCGCATGCTTTCCTCGTCGATTCACAAAAACGGAAACTAGCACTTCTTGAAACAGAAATTGAAACGGGAAGTCTTTCCAAAGTCAAAAAGCGAGTGGAGTTTATCTACGCACGAACAGAAGAAATTAATTCAAATTTTGATGTAGTCACTTCTAGAGCAATGGTTCCCTATCCATACATCGCAGAAGTAACCACGAGGATGGTGAAGCAAAAAGGAATCTTATGTCCCTTCCTTGCACAACCCTACCAAGATTTGGAAAAAGAAACCGAGGTCTTAAGCAACAATGGTTTCTTTATGAAAAAAGAAATTCCCATTCCCGAATTAGAGTTTGTGGGAAAGAGACATATAAAAATACTACAAAAGAATTCCCTTCCCAAAAAGGGATTCCCCCGCGACTGGAAAGAAATCGTAAAGGAGACGAAAAGCAAGAATGGGTAA
- a CDS encoding ParA family protein: MGKIVSISNQKGGVGKTTTAINLASNLVDLGKKVLLLDIDPQGNSGSGLGLEVQSLNKTTYEVLIGELSAREAVQKTFVNNLDIIPSNINLSGLEVDFLGMERKEFKLKDALASVKESYDYILIDCPPSLGVLTINALCASQSVMITLQTEYFALEGLSQLMRIISLVQSQWNPSLALEGVLLTMYDKRTNLANQVAEDVRNYFKEKVYETVIPRNVKLSEAPSFGKPINYYDPDGVGAKSYKSLAEEIVGKA, from the coding sequence ATGGGTAAAATTGTTTCTATCAGTAATCAAAAAGGTGGAGTCGGTAAAACGACAACAGCGATAAACTTGGCATCCAATCTTGTTGATTTGGGAAAAAAAGTTTTGCTCCTTGATATCGATCCGCAAGGGAACTCAGGTTCTGGACTTGGGTTGGAAGTGCAGTCTTTAAATAAAACTACTTATGAAGTTTTGATTGGTGAACTCTCTGCGAGAGAAGCGGTTCAAAAAACTTTTGTAAACAATTTGGATATCATTCCATCCAACATCAACCTCTCCGGTTTGGAAGTGGATTTTCTTGGGATGGAAAGAAAGGAATTCAAATTGAAAGATGCTTTGGCATCTGTAAAGGAATCGTATGATTATATTCTAATCGATTGCCCTCCATCTCTCGGTGTTCTTACTATCAATGCACTTTGTGCTTCTCAGTCGGTGATGATCACTTTACAAACAGAATACTTTGCTCTCGAAGGACTCTCACAACTCATGCGAATTATTTCTCTCGTGCAATCGCAATGGAATCCATCACTCGCACTCGAAGGAGTACTTCTCACGATGTACGACAAACGAACCAACTTAGCTAACCAAGTGGCAGAAGATGTTCGCAACTATTTCAAAGAGAAAGTATATGAAACTGTTATTCCAAGAAATGTAAAATTATCTGAGGCACCCTCTTTTGGAAAACCAATCAACTACTATGATCCAGATGGTGTGGGTGCAAAAAGTTATAAAAGTTTAGCGGAAGAAATTGTAGGGAAGGCATAA